The genomic segment CCGCTGAGCGCGTCGACCCGCATCGCCATGTGCGGCCGCGAGCCGTCGTGGGGCAGGTAGTCGGTGCCCCGGATGACCTGCGGGCCGAAGCGGGCGCCGGGCCGGTGGGAGGTGCCGCCGTCGAAGGGCGCGCCGAGGATGACGACGTCGGCATCCGCGTACGTCTCCGGCTCCTCCCAGTCGCACGCGGGCACCCCGAGGAAGGTGAAATCGGGGCCGTACATCGGTCCGTAGCGCGTCACGCGGGGGACTGTATCTCCACGTAGTGGGGGAGTACAGCGTTTCTGCCACCGGGTCCACGGGTACCGCGATCCGAAGATCTAAGCCAGGAGGTTCGGTACATGCGGATGCTGGGCGGGCGCTACCAGCTCGTACGGCGCATCGGCGTCGGGGGCATGTCCGAGGTGTGGCTGGGCCACGATCAGGTGCTCGATCGTCCGGTCGCCGTCAAGATCATGGGTCCCTCGCTGGAGGGCACGCTGGGCGACGCGGCGAGTGTCGATCTCGTGCGCACGGAGGCCCGCTCGGCGGCCAAACTGGCCCACCCCAATGTGGCCGGCGTGCACGACTTCGGCACGTCCCGCTCGGAGCCGTCCGCGCGCGACGTCCCGTACATCGTGATGGAACTGGTCGAGGGGCAGACGCTGAGCGCGCACCTGGCCGCGGGCCCCATCGACTGGCGGATCGGGGTGCGGATCTGCGCCGAGGTCGCGGCCGCGCTGGCCGCCGCGCACGCCGAGCTGATCGTGCACCGCGACATCAAGCCGGCCAACGTCATGCTCACGCCGTCCGGGGCCAAGGTGCTCGACTTCGGCATCGCGGCCTCGGCGGGCGTGCCCGACCCGGACCCGTCGGTGCCGGTGATGGGCACCCCGGCGTACGTGGCGCCCGAGCTCTTCGAGAACGTGCCGCCGACCCCGGCCAGCGACATGTTCGCCCTGGGCACGCTGCTGCACCAGTGCATCAGCGGGCATCTGCCGTGGCGGGCCGAGACGCCCACCGAACTCGTCTACGCCCAGCGGTACCGCGACCCCGACCCGCTGCCCGAGCTCGACGGCCTGCCGCCCGAGGTGGAGGACCTGGTGTCGCGCTGCCTCAACCGCGACCCGGCCGAACGTCCGACCGCCATGGTGGCCGCGCTGCTGCTGGCCGAGGCGGTGGACGCCCGGGTCTATGTGCCCATCCAGGATCTGCAGGCCGCCGACGCGCACCCGGCGATCTCACCGTGGGACAAGCGCGCCGCGGAGGAGCCCACCTCCGTCGCGGTCCAAGCCGCAAGCGCCCCGCCGGGCGCAAGCGCCGTGCAGGCCGGAGGTGGGCGCCACCGCGCCGACTAACCGCTGCGCGGCACCACGACCAGCGGACGGCAGGCACGCCGGATCAGCCGGGTCGAGACGCCGCCCAGCAGCACCCGCCGGGCCGGGCCGTAGCCGCGCGAGCCGCAGTACAGCACGTCCACGTCGGTCAGGTCGGCCAGCGTGTCGACGACGTCACCGGCCACCACCTGCCATTCGGCGGTCACGCCGGGCAACGAGTCGGCCGCCTTGCGCAGCGATTGCTCGTACGTCTCGCGGGCCGTCTCCAGGAACGCCCGCTCGACGTCGTCGCCGATGAGGAACGGCAGCGAGGCGTCCCCCTCGGCGACCACGGTGTAGAGCTTGAGCGTGTCCCCGGTGCGGCGGGCCATCTCGGCCGCGGCGGTGAGCGCGGTCCGCCCGTCCGGCGTGTCCACGTAGGCCACGCCGATCCGCCGCTGCTCGGTGGGCGGGGCGGGCATCGCGGCGGGAGCGATGGCGATCGGGCAGACGCTGCCCGCGAGCAGTCGTTCGGCGGTGCTGCCGGCCATCAGCCGCTCCCGCGTGGCGTGCCGCCCCGAGCCGATCACCACCATCGCCGCCTGCGTCTGCTCGGCCAGGTCGTGCAGCCCGTGCGCGGCCGACGACGAGGCGACCATCCGAAAAGCCACTTCCCCCCGTACGCCGGTGAGCGTGGCGCGGGCGTCGTCGAGCACGCGCTGCGCGGCACGGTGCCGGTCGGCGACCCACTCGGCGTCGACCCGGCCCGAGCCCAGGGCGGCCGGGGCCGGATGCACGACGGCCACCACGAGAGGGGCCCCGAGCGTCTCGGCGAACCAGTGACCCAGGGCCAGCGCGTCGGCGGCGGCCGTGCCCCCGTCCACCCCGGCGATCACCGGGCCGGTCATTGCGGGTCACCGTCCTCCGGCGTACGGGCCCAGCCCGGGGTGCCGCCCTGCTGCTCGCGGCGCAGGCGGGAGTGCTTGTAGCCGTACAGCCAGTAGATCAGCACGCCGATGACGAGCCAGACCACGAACCGCACCCAGGTGTCCCAGGGCAGGTCGCTCATCAGATAGATCGCGAACGCGATACCGAGGATCGGCAGCACCGGCGACCACGGCACCCGGTACGGCCGGGGCATCTCCGGCCGGGTCCGCCGCAGCACGATCACGCCGATGTTGACCAGCACGAACGCGAACAGCGTGCCGATGTTGACGAGCTTGACGATTTCGCTCAGCGGCACCAGCGCGGCCAGGATCGCGATCAGCACACCCAGCACCAGGGTCAGCCGGGCCGGCGTGCCGTAACGCTGGTTGACCTGGGCCAGCCGCTGGGGGAGCAGGCCGTCGCGGCACATGGCGAAGAAGATGCGGGTCTGGCCGTACATGATGACCAGCACCACGCTCGTGATCGCGACGACGGCGCCCAGCGCCAGCACCGCGGCCGCCCAGCTGATCCCGGCGCCCTGGTCGAGCGCGGCCGCCAGCGGCGCGTCGCTGCCCTCGAGCTGCTCGGGCGAGGCGATGCCGATCGCGCCGACCGCGGTCAGCACGTAGAAGATCGTGCAGATGACCAGCGAGCCGATGATGGCCAGGGGCAGGTCGCGGGCGGGCTGCTTGGCCTCCTCGCTGCCGGTCGAGACCGCGTCGAAGCCGATATAGGCGAAGAAGATCACCGCCGCGGCCGCGGTCACCCCGTCCACTCCCTCGGGCGCGAACGGCTGGAAGTTGCCGGTGCCGAAGTTCGCGAACGCCACGACGATGAAGAACAGCAGGACGACCAGCTTGACCGCGACCATCACCAGGTTGACCCGGGCGCTCTCGGTCACGCCCCGGATCAGCAGGAACGTGATGGCCAGGACCACGAACACGGCGGGCAGGTTGAAGACGCCGCCGTCCTCGGGCGACTTGGCGATCGCGTCCGGCAGGGCGACCCCGAACGCGGAGTCGAGGAACGCGTTGAGGTTGCCGCCCCAGCCGACGGCGATGGCCGCGACCGAGACCCCGTACTCCAGGATCAGGTCCCACCCGATGATCCAGGCCACCAGCTCGCCCAGGGTGGCGTAGGTATAGGTGTACGCGCTGCCCGCGACCGGGATCGACGAGGCCAGCTCCGCGTACGACAGCGCCGAGAACGCGCAGGCCACCGCGGCCAGCACGAAGGACAGGATGACCGCGGGCCCGGCGATGCCGGCCCCCTCACCGATCACCACGAAAATGCCGGTGCCGATGATGGCGCCGACACCCATCGCGGTCAGATGCGTGGCACCGACCGCCTTCTTGAGACCTTGGCCCTCCTCGGCCGTCTCGGTGATGAGGGACCGGACGTCGCGCACCGCGAAGATGCCCGGGCGTCCCGAAGTTGTCGCCATATGCCACCCCTCCCGTCATCGGCTTCCGCCTATGTGACTTTGTGCATACAGAAGGTCACTCCGCAACTGGACAGCGAGATCGGGCAGGTGCGGCATGTTCCCGAGGGCAGCCCGCGGACCGGGTGTCCGCTGTGGCATCGGAAACGTGCGGCAGCCTGCGAGAAGGGCGAAACCAGAGGTACGGTGGCCAGACAGCCCAGGGTGACGGAGGTTCGGCGGTGGGCGAGGCGGTGATGACGACGCGGCGCCAGGCGGACGGCGCGATCGTCGTCGACGTGCGGGGCAGCCTCGACGCCGCGACCGTGGGCGCGTTGCGCGACACCCTGCTCGGCACGGTGCAGCGGGAACGTCCGCTGACCCTGATCGTCGACCTCACCTACGTCACGTTCATGGACTCGCAGGGCATCGGCACGCTGGTCACGGGTTACCACGCGGCCCGCGAGACCGGCACCCGGTTCGTGCTGCGCAACCCCAGCGAGTTCGTGCACCGGCAGCTGCGCGTCACCGGCCTGGCCGAGATGTTCGGCCTGCCCCCGTCGTCGTCGCCCAGCCAGACCTACACACCCTGACTTCAGATGGCGCGCGGCCGCGCGACGCTGCGGCTATCGTGCGTTCATGGAGCGGAGGCGTGACCCCGATTGGTGGACGCTTCCGGCCGCGGCCGGTTCGTGGTCGACGCTCGACCTGCGGGTCAAGGCGTTACGCGCCGAGCTGCAGGCGCGCGTCTGGTCCCCGGCCGAGGCCACCGGCCGGGTGCTGGTCGCTCACGACGGGCCCGACTACGACAAGCACGCCGACCTGGGCCGCTACGCCGCCGCGTCGATCTGCGCGGGCCGCATCCAGCCCTGCCACGTCGTGCTGCTGCCGGCCGGTGATCGCCTCCAGTGGTATGCGGCCCTCCCCGCATACGCCCGGGGCCTGGGGCTGGAGATCCTGCCGCAGCTGAGCGAGCGCCTGTCGGGCGGGCGGCCCGTGGTCGCGATCGGCGCCAGCCTGGGCGCGCTGTCCCTGCTGCACTGCCAGCGCCGGCACCCCGGCCCGTTCGCCGGGCTGTTCCTGCAGTCGGGCAGCTTCTTCCAGCCGCGCTTCGACCGGCAGGAATCGGGGTTCGCGCGCTACCTGCCGATCGTGCGCTGGACGGGCCGGGTCGTGCGCTCCAGCGGCGGTCCCGCCGTGCCGACGACGATGACCTGCGGCAGGCTCGAAGAAAATCTCGCCAACAACCGGAGCATGGCCGAGGCGCTGCGCGGGCAGGGCTATCCGGTCAGCTTCGCGCAGATCGAGGGCGGTCACGACTGGCCGGCGTGGCGCGACGCCCTCGACCCGCACCTGACATCGCTGCTGAGAAGAGTTTGGCCCTGAGGGAGGCACCCGTGGCGGACGTCGAACACACCATCGGACTTCTACTCGGAACGGAAGACGACTGGCCCCGGGCCTTCGAGGCCCTGGTCCGGCGGCTCGGAACCATCAACGGGCCGGACGGCAAGACGCACCGGGTCTCCTCCGAGCGTGTCACCATCGAGCCGTTCAACCTGCGCTACAAGCCGCGCCACGAACTGGTCATCGACCGGCTGGCCTACTGGTACTACCACCCCCGCGAGTGGCTCAAGAAGATCGCGCTGATGGACGACGTGTACCTGCTGAACAGCCCGTTCACGTTCCAGTCGATGGAGAAGCACGCGGCCTACTGCGCGATGATGCGGCTCGGCCTCAAAGTGCCCGAGACGGTGCTGGTGCCGTACAAGAATCCCCTGGACAACAGCCGGTACGCGTACACGGCGGCCCGCTACAACCAGGCGTTCGACCTCGACGCGACAGCCGCGCAAGTCGGCTATCCGATGTTCATGAAGCCGTACGACGGTGGCGCCTGGGTCGGCGTCTCCAAGATCCGCGACCCGCAGGAGCTGCACGCCGCGTACGACGCCTCCGGCGAACGGCTCATGCATCTGCAGGCGTCCGTCGAGAACTACGACGTGTTCGCCCGCTCGCTGACCATCGGCCCCGAGACGATGGTCATGAAGTTCCGCCCCGAGCAGCCCATGCACGCCCGCTACGAGGTCGACCACAACTTCCTCGGCGCCGAGCAGGGCGACGAGGTGGTGACCATCTCGCGGCTGGTCAACGCGTTCTTCCGCTGGGAGTTCAACTCGTGCGAGTCGCTGGTGCGCGGCGACGACGTGCACCCCATCGACTACGCCAACGCGTGCCCCGACGTGGCGCTGACCTCACTGCACTACTACTTCCCGTGGGCCATGTCGGCGCTCCTGCGCTGGTCGGTGTTCTGCGTGGTGACCGGGCGCAAGCCGCGCCTCGACACGGACACGTCGGCCTACTTCGCGATCGGCGACGACCCTTCCCTCTCGTACGCGGAGAAGCTCGCCGGATACCGCAAGCTCGCCGACGACTACTTCGAGGCCGACCGCTACGCCGACTTCTGCGACCGCTACCTGGGCAACGTCGACGAGATCGTCTACGACTGGGTCACCTCGGAGGAGTTCCGCTCGCTGCTGCGCGAGACTGTCCGGGCGATGTATCCGGTGCACGAGCACGAGAAGTTCCTGGCCCACTTCGGCGGCCTGCTCGACGCCTGGGTCCGCGACCGCTGACCGTTCCCGCCGCCTGCCCCGCCCTATCCCCTCACCATCGGCGCCCTCACCCTCGCCTTCCCACCCTCGGCGTCCTCACCTTCGCCTTCCGACCCTTGGCGCCCTCACTTTCGCCTTCCGACCCTTGGCGCCCTCACTTTCGCCTTCCCGCCCTCGGCGCCCTCACCCTCGCCTTCCCACCCTCGCCTTTCCACCCTCGGCGCCCCCGCTCTCGGCCCCTCACGCCGGCACCCTCTCGTTCGGCCCCCTCAACCCGGCGCCCCCACCCTCGCCCTCTCACCGTCGGCACTCCCACCCTCGGCACTCCCACCCTCGGCACCCCGCCCCGCCCCCACCTCCGGACCCCGGCCTCGAGGCTGAGCTTTCTGTCAGACCCTCGGGCTAGGGTTTCGGGGGTGAGGATCCGGATCGAGGGACGCGACCTGCCGGCCGCGGTTGCCGGGGCTGACCGGCTCCCTCCCGCTGACCGACGGGTTCGGCGACCCGATCTGCGCCCGCGTCCGTCCGCCGGTGATCGCATGGGAGGTGCGATGACCGCTAGCCCTCCGGCCGCCTCGCCCGCTACCCCTCAAGCCACTTCGCCCGCCGCCCCTTCGGCCACTTCGGCCGCCGCTCCTCCGGCCACTTCGGCCGCCGCTCCTTCGGCCACTTCGGCCGCCGCTCCTTCGGCCACTTCGGCCGCCGCTCCTTCGGCCACTTCGGCCGCCGCTCCTTCGGCCGCTTCGTCCGCCGCTCCTTCGGCCACCTCGGCCGCCGCCCCTTCGGCCACCTCTCTCGTCGCCGCTGAGGTGCGGGTGCTGCACGGCTTCGTCGGCCGCGACGGTTCGCTCAACCTGTGGGGTGAGGGTGGGCCGACGGCCGAGCCCGGGCATCCCTTCGCCCTCCCAGTCGCCCGGCTCCCCGCGGGGGACCAGCGCGGGGCCACGCTCGTGCTGCCCTCCACCAGCGCCGGGCCGCTGCCGTCGCCGCAGTTCGGGCTGCCGCCCCGGCGGGGCACGCCCAAGTTGCGGGCGTGGCCGGTGCCCGCCGTGACCGTGCCGTTCCTGGACGCCGAGGTCACGGCCGAGTTCGACGGGCGGCTGGGCCGGTCCGTCGAGTGGCTCGTCGAGCTCTGCGAGTTCGCGGCCGACCTGGTGCGCCGGGGCCGGGTGCTGCCCGCCGTGCACCCGCACGGCCCCACCGCCCGCTGGCGCCCCGTGCTCACCGGCTTCGACGCCTTGCACCGTGACGACCTGCTGCTGCGCATGCCCGCGGCCGCCCGCGCCGAACGGGCCCGCCCCGGCGACGTGGCCGGCCTGCCCGCCCAGGACGCGCTGGCCGCCGCGCTCGAACGCCTCGTCGACGGCCTCGTGCGCACCCGCCTGGCCGAGGCCGGCGTGCAGCTCGGGGCGGGCTGGCTGGCCGCGCTCACCGGCGAGCCCGCCTTCACTGCTGCCCCCGGGCTGGTCGACGAGCTGGCCGACCGCCTCGACCACTGGCACACCAGCGCGCTCACCGGCGCCGCCGTCCGGCTCTGCTTCCGCCTCACCCACCTGGCCGAGCTCGAACCCGACGAGCCCGACGCGGTCGACCCCGACCCGGCTGTCGTCCCGGCCCGCGACGCCTGGCTGCTCGAGTTTCTGCTGCAGGCCGTCGACGAGCCCAGTGCCCTGGTCACCGCGGCCGACATCTGGCGCGACAGCTACGCCCCGCTGCGCCGCTGGACCCACCACCCGCAGGAACGCCTGCTGGGCGCGCTCGGACGGGCCGCCCGCCTCTATCCCGACCTCGAGGCCGCGTTGCGCGTGCCCCGTCCGGTCGACATGGTGCTGGACACCGAGGAGGCGCACCGCTTCCTCACTCACGCGGCCACCCTGGAGGAGGCCGGCTACGGCGTGCTGCTGCCGGCCTGGTGGCAGGACAAACCCGGCCTCGGGCTCGGCCTCAACCTGCGTCCCCGCGACCCGATCCCCGCGGTGCTGCGCGACCAGACGGCCGACCTGGCCCATCTCGTCGACTACGACTGGGGCCTGGCCCTGGGCGGGCGGGTGCTGACCAGCGAGGAGCTCGCCGACCTGGCCAAAGCCAAAGTTCCCCTCGTACGGCTGCGGGGCCGCTGGGTGTATCTCGACGCCGACCGCCTCGACGCCGGGCTGCGCTTCCTGGCTCACGGCGGCGGCACGATGACCGCGGGCAACGCGCTGCGCACGATCAAACTGCTGCCCCCCGAGGAGCTGCCGCTGCCGGTCACCACGGTCAGCGGCGCGGGCTGGGCCGCCGACCTGCTCTCGGGCGAGCTCGAACACCGCCTGGACCTGCTCGACGCGCCGGCCGAGTTGCGGGGCGAGCTCCGGCCGTACCAGCGCCGGGGTTTCTCCTGGCTCGCGTTCCTTGATCAGCTCGGCCTGGGGGCGTGCCTGGCCGACGACATGGGGCTCGGCAAGACCGTGCAGCTGCTGGCCCTGCTGCTGCACCGGCGCTCGGGGCCGGCCCTGCTGATCTGCCCGCTGTCGGTGCTGGGCAACTGGCAGCGCGAAATCGCTCGCTTCGCGCCGTCGCTCAGCGTCCACGTCCTGCACGGCGACGACCGGCGGCTCCTCGACGCTGATCTTGTGCTGACTACGTACTCCATCGCCGTACGGGACGCGGATCTTTTGGCTGCCGTGCAGTGGGACAGGGTCGTGCTGGACGAGGCTCAGCACGTGAAGAACAGCGCCGGGCAGGCCGCTCGGGCGATTCGTCGTCTTCCTTCGCGGATGCGGATCGCGCTGACCGGCACCCCGGTGGAGAACCGGCTGGCCGAGCTGTGGTCGATCCTCGACTACCTCAACCCGGGCGTGCTCGCGTCGGCCCACACCTTCCGGGCGCGGTTCGCCGTGCCGATCGAGCGCTACGCCGACGAGGAGGCGGCCGCGCGGCTGCGCCAAGCCACCCGCCCCTTCCTGCTGCGCCGGGTCAAGAACGACCCCGTGGTGATCAACGACCTGCCCGACAAGCAGCACGTACGGCATCTGTGCGGGCTCACCGGCGAGCAGACCACGCTGTATCGGGCGATCCTCGACGAGATGACCACCCGGCTCGACGAGAGCACCGACCGCTGGAACAAAGGCATCGTGCTGGCCGGCATGACCAAGCTCAAACAGGCCTGCGTGCACCCGGCGTTGCTGCTGGGCGACGGGTCGCCGCTGCCGGGCCGCTCGGGCAAGCTGGAGCGCCTCGAGGAGATCGTCGACGGGGCGCTCGCGCAGGGCGAGAGCGTGCTCTGCTTCACGCAGTTCGCCAAGTTCGGGCGGATGCTGACGCCGCACCTGGCCGCCCGGTTCGGGGCGCCGGTGCGTTTCCTGCACGGCGGCCTGTCCCGTTCCGCCCGCGACGCCATGGTCGCCGAGTTCCAGGCGGACTCCCGCCCCGGCGTCTTCGTGTTGTCGTTGAAAGCCGGCGGCACGGGGCTCAACCTGACGGCGGCCAACCACGTCGTGCACATCGATCGCTGGTGGAACCCCGCCACCGAGGAACAGGCGACCGACCGCGCCTTCCGCATCGGCCAGCAGCGCGACGTGCGGGTGCACACCCTGGTCTGCCTGGGCACGCTGGAGGAACGCATCGACCGCCTGCTGGCCGACAAGGGCGTGCTGGCCGCGCGCGTGGTCGGCAACGGCGAAGGCTGGCTGACCGCGCTCTCCACCACCGAGCTGCGCGACCTGCTCACGCTCGCCCCGGAGGCCATCGTTGACTGACTTGCCGGTCGCCTTCCTGAGCACCTTCGAGTCGTTGCGGATGGGGCCTACCTTCGCCCGCGGCCGCCGCGACGAACGGGCCGGGCACGTACGCAGCCTGACCATCTCGTCCAGCCTGGTCGTGGCGCAGGTGCGCGGGCCCGACGACCCGCGCGCCTTCCGGTCCCGGATCGCCGTGCGCGCCTTCGGGGCCTCCGAGTGGGCCGCCCTGGAAGCTTCGCTCGCGCAGGAGGCCCGCTTCACGGCCCAGCTGCTCGACGGACGCATGCCGGCCGGGATCGGCGAGGTCTTCGCGGCGGCCGGGCTGAGCCTGGTGCCGTTGTCGCTCGACGAGGTCGCCCTGGACTGCACGTGTGAACGGTGGCCGATGCCGTGCGTCCACCTGGCCGCCACGTGCTACGCGCTGGCCCGCAGCTTCCAGGAGGACCCGTTCGGGGTCTTCGCCTGGCGCGGCCGGGGGCGCGACGAGCTGCTGTCCCACTTGCGCGAGCTGCGCAGTGCCCTCGCGGTGGCGTCGTCCGCCCCTCCTGCAGCCCCGGCGACCGGGCCTTCCGCCGCGGCCGCCGAAGATCTCGGCGACGTGGCCGACTTCTGGGGTTCCGCACTGCCTCCGGCCGCATCCACCGGCGGCCGGCCCGGCGCGGTGAGCAGGCCCGATGCGCTGCTCGACCAGCTCGATCCGCCACCGCTGGCCGAAGGCGGCCGCCCGATCACCGACGTGCTGCGCCCCGCCTACCTCGCCCTTCCCGACGAGTAGGGATCCACCGTTCGTCCAGTGCTGAGTCACTAACGGGCTACACGCTATGAAACCGCCCCGTTACATTCGGTGCCCGTGATGTCCTTTTCGAGGCATAACGTTCTGTCAAGAAAAGGTGTGATATGAACCGTATTTCCCGGATGCTCACGGTCAGCGGCCTCGGCCTGCTCGCGGGCGTCACCATGGGTGCGGGTCCGGCCATGGCGGCCTCCTCGGCCGACGCCGGCACCTCGAAGACGTCCAGCGTCTCCCAGGACAACCGCCGTGACCGCATCGTCGGCTACTACCGCAGCTACGGAGCGTGCGTCATCGCCGGCCGCATCGGTGAGCGTTTCGACCGCTGGGACGACTTCGACTGCGACCGGGTCGGTGGCCGTACGTTCGCGCTCGAGGTCAGCTGGGACCGTGACTGGCGCTGGGGTGACCGGCACCACGGTCACGGCCGTCCGTGGTTCCACGACCGGGACCGTGACCACCGCGACCGTGACCACCGCGACCGTGACCACCGCGACCGCGACCGCGACCGCGATGGTGACCGTGACCGTGATGGTGACCGTGACCGTGACCGCGATGGCGACCGCGGCGGGGACCGGGACCGCGGCGGCGACCGTGACCGGGGTGGCGACCGGGCTGACCGCCCCGCTGCCTGACAGCATCAACAGGACGGGCCACGGCCTCACCAGGTCGTGGCTCGTTCGCGTCCTACCAGGCGACCGGCGCGTAATCCTTCAGGAAAACCCCGTACAGGTCCTCGCCGGCTTCGCCCCGCACGATCGGGTCGTACACCCGGGCCGCGCCGTCCACGAGGTCGAGCGGGGCGTGGAAACCCTCCTCGGCCAGGCGCATCTTCGTCGGATGGGGGCGTTCGTCGGTGATCCAGCCGGTGTCCACGCTGGTCATGAGAATCCCGTCGGTGAACATGTCGGCCGCGCTCGTCCGGGTCAGCATGTTCAACGCCGCCTTGGCCATGTTGGTGTGCGGATGCCCGGCGCCCTTGTAGCCGCGGTTGAAGATGCCCTCCATCGCCGACACGTTGACCACGTACTTGCGCGGGAACGGTGACGCCTTCATCGCTGCCCGCAACCGGCTGACCAGCACGAACGGGGCCGTCACGTTGCACAGCTGCACTTCCAGCAGCTCCAGCGGCTCGACCTCGTGCACCCGGTCGCTCCAGCTGTTCGTCGGCGTCGTGTCGGGCACCAGCCCACCGGCGTCGATCGCCACCGAACGCGCGGTCAACGCCATCTCGGTGATCTGCTGCGGTGTCAGCACCGGCGCCCCGGTGGTCAACGCGGCCGCCGGTGAGGAACCACCAGCCGTACCGAAATATTCGAGCTCCGGCAGCTGCCCGTTCGGCAGCGACTCGGCCTCAGCCGCGGCGATGGCCGAATACGACCCCGGCGTACGGCGCACCGTCTGCGCCGCGTTGTTGATGATGATGTCGACGGGCCCGCGCGCCGCCACCGAATCGGCCAGCCCGACGACCTGGGCCGGGTCACGCAGGTCGAGGCCGACCACGCGCAGCCGGTGGAGCCACTCGGCACTGTCAGGCATGGCCGTGAACCGCCGCACCGCATCATGCGGGAACCGCGTGGTGATCGTCAGATCGGCCCCGTCCCGCAACAGCCGCAACGCGATGTACATGCCGATCTTGGCCCGCCCGCCGG from the Paractinoplanes abujensis genome contains:
- a CDS encoding serine/threonine-protein kinase, whose translation is MRMLGGRYQLVRRIGVGGMSEVWLGHDQVLDRPVAVKIMGPSLEGTLGDAASVDLVRTEARSAAKLAHPNVAGVHDFGTSRSEPSARDVPYIVMELVEGQTLSAHLAAGPIDWRIGVRICAEVAAALAAAHAELIVHRDIKPANVMLTPSGAKVLDFGIAASAGVPDPDPSVPVMGTPAYVAPELFENVPPTPASDMFALGTLLHQCISGHLPWRAETPTELVYAQRYRDPDPLPELDGLPPEVEDLVSRCLNRDPAERPTAMVAALLLAEAVDARVYVPIQDLQAADAHPAISPWDKRAAEEPTSVAVQAASAPPGASAVQAGGGRHRAD
- a CDS encoding universal stress protein, producing MTGPVIAGVDGGTAAADALALGHWFAETLGAPLVVAVVHPAPAALGSGRVDAEWVADRHRAAQRVLDDARATLTGVRGEVAFRMVASSSAAHGLHDLAEQTQAAMVVIGSGRHATRERLMAGSTAERLLAGSVCPIAIAPAAMPAPPTEQRRIGVAYVDTPDGRTALTAAAEMARRTGDTLKLYTVVAEGDASLPFLIGDDVERAFLETARETYEQSLRKAADSLPGVTAEWQVVAGDVVDTLADLTDVDVLYCGSRGYGPARRVLLGGVSTRLIRRACRPLVVVPRSG
- a CDS encoding amino acid permease gives rise to the protein MATTSGRPGIFAVRDVRSLITETAEEGQGLKKAVGATHLTAMGVGAIIGTGIFVVIGEGAGIAGPAVILSFVLAAVACAFSALSYAELASSIPVAGSAYTYTYATLGELVAWIIGWDLILEYGVSVAAIAVGWGGNLNAFLDSAFGVALPDAIAKSPEDGGVFNLPAVFVVLAITFLLIRGVTESARVNLVMVAVKLVVLLFFIVVAFANFGTGNFQPFAPEGVDGVTAAAAVIFFAYIGFDAVSTGSEEAKQPARDLPLAIIGSLVICTIFYVLTAVGAIGIASPEQLEGSDAPLAAALDQGAGISWAAAVLALGAVVAITSVVLVIMYGQTRIFFAMCRDGLLPQRLAQVNQRYGTPARLTLVLGVLIAILAALVPLSEIVKLVNIGTLFAFVLVNIGVIVLRRTRPEMPRPYRVPWSPVLPILGIAFAIYLMSDLPWDTWVRFVVWLVIGVLIYWLYGYKHSRLRREQQGGTPGWARTPEDGDPQ
- a CDS encoding STAS domain-containing protein gives rise to the protein MGEAVMTTRRQADGAIVVDVRGSLDAATVGALRDTLLGTVQRERPLTLIVDLTYVTFMDSQGIGTLVTGYHAARETGTRFVLRNPSEFVHRQLRVTGLAEMFGLPPSSSPSQTYTP
- a CDS encoding alpha/beta hydrolase, yielding MERRRDPDWWTLPAAAGSWSTLDLRVKALRAELQARVWSPAEATGRVLVAHDGPDYDKHADLGRYAAASICAGRIQPCHVVLLPAGDRLQWYAALPAYARGLGLEILPQLSERLSGGRPVVAIGASLGALSLLHCQRRHPGPFAGLFLQSGSFFQPRFDRQESGFARYLPIVRWTGRVVRSSGGPAVPTTMTCGRLEENLANNRSMAEALRGQGYPVSFAQIEGGHDWPAWRDALDPHLTSLLRRVWP
- a CDS encoding ATP-grasp domain-containing protein — protein: MADVEHTIGLLLGTEDDWPRAFEALVRRLGTINGPDGKTHRVSSERVTIEPFNLRYKPRHELVIDRLAYWYYHPREWLKKIALMDDVYLLNSPFTFQSMEKHAAYCAMMRLGLKVPETVLVPYKNPLDNSRYAYTAARYNQAFDLDATAAQVGYPMFMKPYDGGAWVGVSKIRDPQELHAAYDASGERLMHLQASVENYDVFARSLTIGPETMVMKFRPEQPMHARYEVDHNFLGAEQGDEVVTISRLVNAFFRWEFNSCESLVRGDDVHPIDYANACPDVALTSLHYYFPWAMSALLRWSVFCVVTGRKPRLDTDTSAYFAIGDDPSLSYAEKLAGYRKLADDYFEADRYADFCDRYLGNVDEIVYDWVTSEEFRSLLRETVRAMYPVHEHEKFLAHFGGLLDAWVRDR
- a CDS encoding DUF5990 family protein, whose translation is MPGLTGSLPLTDGFGDPICARVRPPVIAWEVR
- a CDS encoding DEAD/DEAH box helicase, giving the protein MRVLHGFVGRDGSLNLWGEGGPTAEPGHPFALPVARLPAGDQRGATLVLPSTSAGPLPSPQFGLPPRRGTPKLRAWPVPAVTVPFLDAEVTAEFDGRLGRSVEWLVELCEFAADLVRRGRVLPAVHPHGPTARWRPVLTGFDALHRDDLLLRMPAAARAERARPGDVAGLPAQDALAAALERLVDGLVRTRLAEAGVQLGAGWLAALTGEPAFTAAPGLVDELADRLDHWHTSALTGAAVRLCFRLTHLAELEPDEPDAVDPDPAVVPARDAWLLEFLLQAVDEPSALVTAADIWRDSYAPLRRWTHHPQERLLGALGRAARLYPDLEAALRVPRPVDMVLDTEEAHRFLTHAATLEEAGYGVLLPAWWQDKPGLGLGLNLRPRDPIPAVLRDQTADLAHLVDYDWGLALGGRVLTSEELADLAKAKVPLVRLRGRWVYLDADRLDAGLRFLAHGGGTMTAGNALRTIKLLPPEELPLPVTTVSGAGWAADLLSGELEHRLDLLDAPAELRGELRPYQRRGFSWLAFLDQLGLGACLADDMGLGKTVQLLALLLHRRSGPALLICPLSVLGNWQREIARFAPSLSVHVLHGDDRRLLDADLVLTTYSIAVRDADLLAAVQWDRVVLDEAQHVKNSAGQAARAIRRLPSRMRIALTGTPVENRLAELWSILDYLNPGVLASAHTFRARFAVPIERYADEEAAARLRQATRPFLLRRVKNDPVVINDLPDKQHVRHLCGLTGEQTTLYRAILDEMTTRLDESTDRWNKGIVLAGMTKLKQACVHPALLLGDGSPLPGRSGKLERLEEIVDGALAQGESVLCFTQFAKFGRMLTPHLAARFGAPVRFLHGGLSRSARDAMVAEFQADSRPGVFVLSLKAGGTGLNLTAANHVVHIDRWWNPATEEQATDRAFRIGQQRDVRVHTLVCLGTLEERIDRLLADKGVLAARVVGNGEGWLTALSTTELRDLLTLAPEAIVD
- a CDS encoding SWIM zinc finger family protein; this encodes MTDLPVAFLSTFESLRMGPTFARGRRDERAGHVRSLTISSSLVVAQVRGPDDPRAFRSRIAVRAFGASEWAALEASLAQEARFTAQLLDGRMPAGIGEVFAAAGLSLVPLSLDEVALDCTCERWPMPCVHLAATCYALARSFQEDPFGVFAWRGRGRDELLSHLRELRSALAVASSAPPAAPATGPSAAAAEDLGDVADFWGSALPPAASTGGRPGAVSRPDALLDQLDPPPLAEGGRPITDVLRPAYLALPDE